A genomic stretch from Lathyrus oleraceus cultivar Zhongwan6 chromosome 2, CAAS_Psat_ZW6_1.0, whole genome shotgun sequence includes:
- the LOC127117888 gene encoding senescence-specific cysteine protease SAG39 has protein sequence MAANNKLYHISLALLFCFGLVAIRVNSRTLQDSSMYEKHEQWMNHYGKVYKDHQEKDKSLKTFSENVNYIEAFNNANNNKPYKLGINEFADLTNEEFVASRNKFKGHMCSSITRTSNFKYENVTAIPSTVDWRKKGAVTPVKNQGQCGCCWAFSAVAATEGIHKLSTGKLISLSEQELVDCDTKGVDQGCEGGLMDDAFKFIIQNHGLDTEAEYPYQGVDGTCNTNKASIYAATITGYEDVPANNEQALQKAVANQPISVAIDASGSDFQFYKSGVFTGSCGTELDHGVTAVGYGVSNDGTKYWLVKNSWGTDWGEQGYIMMERGVQAVEGLCGIAMQASYPTA, from the exons ATGGCTGCCAATAATAAACTATATCATATTTCATTGGCATTACTTTTTTGCTTTGGATTGGTGGCTATTCGAGTCAATTCTCGTACTCTCCAAGATAGCTCCATGTATGAGAAGCACGAGCAATGGATGAATCATTATGGCAAAGTTTATAAGGATCATCAAGAAAAGGACAAGAGTTTGAAAACATTCAGTGAGAACGTGAATTATATTGAAGCTTTCAACAACGCCAATAATAACAAACCATACAAGCTAGGCATTAATGAATTTGCGGACCTCACCAACGAGGAGTTCGTAGCATCTAGAAACAAATTCAAGGGGCATATGTGCTCCTCAATTACAAGGACAAGTAATTTTAAGTATGAAAATGTAACTGCAATCCCATCAACAGTTGATTGGAGGAAGAAGGGAGCAGTGACACCTGTGAAGAACCAAGGACAATGTG GGTGTTGCTGGGCGTTTTCAGCTGTTGCAGCAACCGAAGGAATTCATAAGTTGAGTACTGGAAAATTGATCTCTTTATCAGAACAAGAACTTGTTGATTGTGACACAAAAGGTGTGGATCAAGGCTGTGAAGGTGGTCTTATGGATGATGCTTTCAAATTCATCATTCAGAATCATGGACTCGACACTGAAGCCGAGTACCCCTATCAGGGTGTTGACGGAACATGCAATACAAACAAAGCATCCATCTATGCAGCTACTATTACCGGGTATGAAGATGTCCCTGCCAACAATGAGCAGGCACTGCAAAAAGCTGTTGCAAATCAACCAATTTCTGTAGCCATTGATGCTAGTGGATCTGACTTTCAGTTTTACAAAAGTGGTGTTTTCACTGGTTCATGTGGAACCGAGTTGGATCACGGTGTCACTGCCGTGGGTTATGGTGTCAGTAATGATGGAACCAAATATTGGTTGGTTAAGAACTCATGGGGAACTGATTGGGGTGAACAAGGATACATTATGATGGAAAGGGGAGTCCAAGCTGTTGAAGGCCTCTGTGGCATTGCAATGCAAGCATCTTACCCTACTGCATAA
- the LOC127117889 gene encoding L10-interacting MYB domain-containing protein, translating to MAGHITRSRRLETQQLEQSRAKWTTSLTKILADLMVDQVHKGNKQNNSFNKKAWKYICDGFYNKTGLKWDREQLKNRHSVLRRQYAIVKSILDQGEFILDEATGSIRADDDIWAEYIKNHPDAETLKSGGCPIFKELCTIFSEPTTNGKHEILAMSEGEHTPRAPCPKFLSTHQEESSSEYDDEEDSNYTPTVQPTTPTATCSSRKRGRKGVDDAIADAILEMASASKMRAAAIEQRNSKYSIADCIKELDLMQGVDQRIYFAALDIFNKPNAREIFLSLKKNKRLTWLHHRCAVALQ from the exons ATGGCAGGCCATATTACCAGGTCAAGAAGGCTAGAAACTCAGCAGCTGGAACAGTCAAGGGCTAAGTGGACAACATCACTCACCAAGATACTGGCAGATTTGATGGTTGACCAAGTACACAAAGGGAATAAACAAAACAATTCGTTCAATAAGAAAGCATGGAAATATATATGTGATGGATTTTACAACAAAACAGGTTTGAAATGGGATAGGGAACAACTCAAAAACCGACATTCAGTGTTGAGGAGGCAATATGCTATCGTGAAGTCCATTCTTGATCAAGGCGAGTTTATTTTGGATGAAGCCACAGGATCTATAAGGGCGGATGATGACATTTGGGCTGAATACATCAAG AATCATCCTGATGCGGAGACCTTAAAAAGTGGTGGCTGTCCAATCTTTAAGGAGCTATGTACAATATTCTCTGAACCAACAACGAACGGAAAGCATGAAATTTTAGCTATGTCTGAAGGTGAACATACTCCTAGAGCTCCTTGTCCAAAGTTCTTGAGCACACACCAAGAGGAGTCTTCATCTGAATATGATGATGAGGAAGATTCAAATTACACTCCAACAGTTCAACCTACTACACCTACAGCAACTTGCAGTAGTCGCAAAAGAGGGCGTAAAGGAGTTGATGATGCTATTGCGGACGCTATATTGGAGATGGCATCTGCATCCAAGATGAGGGCAGCTGCTATAGAGCAACGTAACTCTAAATACAGCATTGCTGACTGTATTAAGGAATTAGATTTAATGCAAGGTGTTGATCAAAGGATATATTTTGCTGCTCTAGATATTTTCAACAAACCTAATGCAAGGGAGATATTTTTGTCTCTCAAAAAGAATAAACGTTTAACATGGTTGCATCACAGATGTGCGGTTGCACTCCAGTAG